A window of the Verrucomicrobiia bacterium genome harbors these coding sequences:
- a CDS encoding ShlB/FhaC/HecB family hemolysin secretion/activation protein yields MYPQSLKTLLGVGLVVLSSSPVWAQSERLQPKKPETPAPATVQKADPATVGLTGSPQDPGPALKGVAILGSREEVKSKGDVAADGVEVGPGSQLDLLRSKEFKVAIQPLIGQPINNYNLGRLQREIILFFRKNHRPLVDVVLPEQESVGNGVVQVFILEGKLGKVEVEGNKYFKSELFTKSISLRQGDVIDSQELLSDLDWMNRNPGRHVDAAFRRGEKLGESDVVLRVKDRFPLRGYVGYENNGPFVAGEDRVFAGFNWFNAFGVDHRLSYQYTTDIEFDLIHAHSVSYEIPLPWRHTISLFGGYVDSEADLPAFAATQKGSSYQASGRYEIPLGRIGNFSHLVNFGIDFKRLDNTLEFSNFPVFGRELDVFQAAVQYRTECTDKWGGTGLKVEGFYSPGDVTANNDNASYQSYVRLRDSSYMYGRLTLERITKLPSDFSWVVRAVGQLASQNIPTTEQLGIGGSIGPRGYDEREANGDSGYLLINEIYSPSLPLFSMINKKAGDNLRFLAFFDLGETQNKDLAPNEDPHLQLMSFGVGMRYQFRTNLSVKFDYGWQLIDSGSPLNNPHSPENSRGHISAILSF; encoded by the coding sequence ATGTATCCCCAATCACTGAAGACGCTCTTGGGAGTTGGACTGGTGGTTTTGAGCAGTTCGCCGGTCTGGGCGCAATCTGAAAGGTTGCAGCCAAAGAAGCCTGAGACGCCAGCACCCGCTACTGTGCAAAAGGCCGATCCGGCGACGGTTGGACTTACAGGTTCGCCGCAAGATCCGGGTCCTGCGCTGAAGGGCGTGGCCATACTCGGCTCCCGTGAAGAGGTGAAATCCAAAGGTGATGTGGCGGCTGATGGTGTGGAAGTAGGCCCTGGCAGCCAGCTAGATTTGCTGCGTTCCAAGGAGTTCAAAGTTGCCATTCAGCCGCTGATCGGACAGCCCATCAACAACTATAACTTGGGCCGTTTGCAGCGCGAGATCATCCTCTTCTTCCGCAAAAACCATCGCCCCTTGGTGGACGTCGTTTTGCCGGAGCAGGAGTCGGTTGGCAACGGAGTCGTTCAAGTGTTCATCCTTGAAGGAAAACTTGGCAAAGTAGAGGTTGAAGGGAACAAGTACTTCAAATCGGAGCTCTTCACCAAGAGCATCAGCTTGCGTCAGGGAGATGTGATTGATTCACAGGAATTGCTTTCCGATCTCGACTGGATGAACCGTAATCCGGGTCGTCATGTGGATGCTGCTTTTCGCCGTGGCGAGAAGCTGGGTGAGTCTGATGTCGTCCTGCGGGTCAAAGACCGGTTCCCGCTCCGTGGATATGTCGGTTACGAAAACAACGGTCCTTTCGTGGCTGGTGAAGATCGTGTTTTCGCAGGCTTTAATTGGTTCAATGCGTTCGGTGTCGATCACCGTCTGAGCTACCAATACACTACCGATATTGAATTCGATCTCATTCACGCTCACTCAGTGAGTTATGAGATTCCGCTGCCTTGGCGGCATACGATCAGCCTCTTTGGCGGCTATGTTGATTCTGAAGCGGACTTGCCAGCTTTTGCTGCCACCCAGAAAGGTTCCAGCTATCAGGCGAGCGGGCGTTATGAGATTCCTTTGGGCCGCATTGGCAACTTCTCGCACTTGGTGAATTTCGGCATCGACTTCAAGCGCTTGGATAACACCCTTGAGTTCAGCAATTTCCCGGTCTTCGGCCGGGAGTTGGACGTGTTCCAGGCGGCCGTGCAGTATCGTACGGAATGCACGGACAAATGGGGTGGTACGGGGCTGAAGGTTGAAGGCTTTTACAGTCCGGGCGATGTCACGGCCAACAATGACAATGCTTCTTACCAGAGCTACGTGCGTCTACGTGATTCCAGTTACATGTATGGCCGCCTGACCTTGGAGCGTATCACCAAACTGCCGTCGGACTTCTCTTGGGTCGTGCGTGCAGTGGGGCAGCTTGCCTCGCAGAATATCCCTACCACCGAACAATTGGGCATCGGTGGCTCCATCGGGCCTCGTGGCTATGATGAGCGTGAGGCTAACGGTGACAGTGGTTACCTCCTGATCAATGAGATCTATTCTCCCAGCCTCCCGTTGTTCAGCATGATCAACAAGAAGGCAGGAGATAATCTGCGTTTCTTGGCGTTCTTTGATCTGGGTGAAACTCAAAACAAAGACCTTGCTCCGAACGAAGATCCTCATCTCCAGTTGATGTCATTCGGTGTGGGTATGCGCTATCAGTTCCGCACAAACCTTTCTGTGAAGTTCGACTACGGCTGGCAGTTGATCGACTCCGGCTCTCCGCTCAACAACCCGCATAGCCCGGAGAATTCCCGAGGCCACATCTCGGCGATCTTGAGCTTCTAA
- a CDS encoding alpha/beta hydrolase codes for MPEEKVSADESVRIRIHDSLTLPTLIYLPGTHGDWSVITGLRNKLIPQFCFVEITYPRTVTWTLADYAEHIRKALKENGITRGWLLGESFGSQVAWLLANETDTGFQCQGIILAGGFGRHPLPWAVSMASKGFTRFMADEGRVRRAMKNYARYVHRFYEQTPETASSVEMFIQRRTPEDAQAAVHRLRLIQGHAPAELVRRTQVPVFSLSGVWDQLVPWFVVTPWLKCHCPGYRDSKLILKADHNVLFSAPTKSARTIQEWLGRVG; via the coding sequence ATGCCTGAGGAGAAGGTCAGCGCCGATGAGTCTGTGCGGATCCGCATTCACGATTCGCTGACATTGCCCACGCTCATCTATCTGCCCGGCACGCATGGTGACTGGAGTGTCATCACCGGCTTACGGAATAAACTCATCCCTCAGTTTTGCTTCGTGGAGATCACTTATCCACGAACGGTCACGTGGACTTTGGCTGACTACGCCGAACACATCAGAAAAGCATTAAAGGAGAACGGCATCACGCGGGGCTGGCTCTTGGGGGAATCTTTCGGATCGCAAGTGGCATGGTTGCTGGCGAATGAGACTGACACAGGCTTCCAATGCCAAGGCATCATTCTCGCGGGCGGCTTTGGGCGGCATCCACTGCCTTGGGCAGTAAGCATGGCCAGCAAAGGCTTCACCCGCTTCATGGCGGATGAGGGGCGTGTCCGCAGGGCCATGAAGAATTACGCGCGCTACGTGCATCGCTTCTACGAGCAGACACCGGAGACGGCGAGTTCAGTGGAGATGTTTATCCAGCGACGGACGCCGGAAGATGCGCAAGCAGCGGTACATCGGCTGCGCTTGATCCAAGGTCATGCTCCAGCGGAACTTGTCCGGCGCACACAGGTGCCCGTGTTCAGCCTTAGCGGGGTCTGGGATCAGTTGGTGCCTTGGTTTGTGGTGACGCCGTGGCTGAAATGTCATTGCCCCGGTTATCGCGATTCCAAGCTCATCCTGAAAGCGGATCACAACGTTCTCTTCTCCGCTCCAACGAAAAGCGCCCGAACCATCCAGGAATGGCTCGGGCGCGTGGGTTAA
- a CDS encoding MFS transporter, producing MNSETTGATTSSVPAPHVVTKSAVTGWVMYDLANTIFAMGVTSLFFPFYVRDLYGAEKADTVFTIITAISMGLIFIASPILGAMTDRAPRRMPFLFASTLICILLTTTLGRFGFMLSAICYILANIAYQAGTQFYDALLPEVSNETNRGRIGGYGVGIGYLGSYIAVGASLYFGTGDKPFLFVLTALLFLLFSLPCLAFVKERGNPNPRPIDLDMVRKSTGETIRALKDGSKFPGLGRFLIGRVFYTDPINTVLTVMSLFTVNVAIASGLDKEQGEKKAQLILTFAITFAIAGGLFWGWLTDKIGPKKTLNMVLTLWIGNFILGFCIGVFKLPMAAMYVLAGVAGFALGGVWSADRPYMLRLTPPDRVGEFYGLYGMVGRFSAITGPGIWAASTWFFIQKMNMDPLTGQGISMLFLLAMMIAGFIILQKVDDKPRDWEKLRNA from the coding sequence ATGAACTCCGAAACCACCGGGGCGACCACATCGTCTGTACCGGCACCGCATGTTGTAACTAAGAGCGCCGTGACTGGGTGGGTCATGTACGATCTCGCGAACACCATCTTCGCGATGGGTGTGACATCACTCTTCTTCCCCTTCTACGTGCGCGACCTCTACGGTGCGGAAAAGGCGGACACAGTCTTCACCATCATCACCGCCATTTCGATGGGCCTGATCTTCATCGCTTCGCCGATCCTTGGAGCAATGACCGATCGTGCGCCGCGCCGGATGCCTTTTCTCTTCGCAAGCACGCTCATCTGCATCCTGCTGACGACGACACTGGGGCGCTTTGGGTTCATGCTGTCGGCCATTTGCTACATCCTCGCGAATATCGCGTATCAGGCAGGCACGCAGTTCTACGATGCGCTGTTACCAGAGGTGAGCAATGAGACGAATCGCGGGCGCATCGGCGGTTACGGCGTGGGCATCGGTTATCTCGGATCTTATATCGCAGTGGGTGCTTCGCTCTACTTCGGCACGGGTGACAAGCCATTTCTCTTCGTGCTGACTGCGTTGCTGTTCCTGCTGTTCTCGCTGCCTTGCCTCGCTTTTGTGAAGGAACGCGGCAATCCAAATCCCCGGCCGATTGATTTGGATATGGTCCGTAAATCCACCGGTGAAACAATCCGGGCTTTGAAAGATGGCAGCAAATTTCCGGGCTTGGGACGCTTTTTGATTGGTCGTGTGTTTTACACGGACCCGATCAATACGGTGCTTACAGTGATGTCGCTCTTCACGGTGAATGTCGCCATCGCTTCGGGATTGGATAAAGAGCAAGGCGAGAAGAAGGCGCAGCTCATCCTGACGTTTGCCATCACCTTCGCCATCGCTGGCGGGCTTTTCTGGGGCTGGCTGACGGACAAGATCGGCCCGAAGAAGACGCTGAACATGGTGCTGACCCTCTGGATCGGCAATTTCATCCTCGGCTTCTGCATCGGCGTTTTCAAGCTGCCCATGGCCGCGATGTATGTGCTCGCTGGCGTGGCTGGATTCGCACTGGGCGGCGTCTGGTCCGCAGATCGCCCCTACATGCTGCGCCTGACCCCACCTGATCGCGTAGGCGAATTCTACGGCCTTTACGGCATGGTGGGGCGCTTCTCCGCGATCACGGGTCCGGGCATCTGGGCGGCATCCACTTGGTTCTTCATTCAAAAGATGAACATGGACCCGCTGACTGGCCAGGGCATCAGCATGCTCTTCCTGCTGGCGATGATGATCGCGGGCTTCATCATCCTGCAAAAGGTGGATGACAAGCCGCGTGATTGGGAGAAGCTGCGCAATGCCTGA
- a CDS encoding AMP-binding protein, whose amino-acid sequence MKAFFQFLVRLFYRFRAYDTEVLKTQGPVLLLPNHISWLDWLFLAVCLDDDWRFVTSANTAKTSWLHRKVMVNKRTFPIDPNSPYAVKQMAEYLQKGGRLVLFPEGRLSRTGNLMKLFDGTGFLIYKTNAKVITCYLRKAHRLPLSPHTGWKEWFPEVTAHFSGIHTVPKLEHLSTSQARVVVTNWLRDKLVTLQFDTEMAFGEKNLVHAIAETAADVPNEIALEDVNRTPLSFRKFLVGADVIGQELRKRLPEQSTHIGVLLPNISATPVTCVALWSLGHVPALLNFSTGIPIMIACAQLAGMKQIVTSKTFLQKARLDIEPMIKAGIEFIYLEDLRAGVTGGQKLSTLIKHLLWPRTALPCTKDYNDTAVILFTSGSEGVPKGVELTHKNILANIRQMLAITDLQDNDRVFNCLPMFHSFGLSVGTLLPLVRGLYSFVYPSPLHYRVVPTALYDRDCTVFLSTNTFLNGYARKAHPYDFRSMRYLFAAAEKLQETTAKTWSEKFGVRILEGYGATECSPCVSVNTPLQPRNGTVGRLLPGIEYKLEPVEGVEDGGRLHVRGPNIMKGYLNADANAKFKENGGWYDTGDIVAVDADGFLSVRGRMKRFAKISGEMVSLTAVEDAFAGAFPQFGLRCQVAVVSIPDEEKGEKLIAISNEPKLTLEDLRKVIKEKGLSNLSAPREIKAVREIPKLGTGKVNHRELQKLISEEKK is encoded by the coding sequence ATGAAAGCATTCTTCCAGTTCCTCGTCCGGTTGTTCTACCGTTTCCGGGCATATGACACCGAGGTGCTGAAGACGCAGGGGCCGGTGCTGCTCCTGCCGAACCATATCTCATGGCTGGATTGGCTCTTCCTCGCAGTATGTCTGGATGATGATTGGCGCTTCGTCACTTCGGCTAACACGGCTAAGACATCCTGGCTGCATCGCAAAGTGATGGTGAACAAGCGCACCTTCCCTATCGATCCGAACTCGCCTTACGCAGTGAAGCAGATGGCGGAGTATTTACAGAAGGGCGGTCGCCTTGTGCTCTTCCCGGAAGGCCGCCTCTCGCGCACAGGCAATCTGATGAAGCTGTTCGATGGCACGGGCTTCCTCATCTACAAGACGAACGCGAAAGTTATCACGTGCTATCTGCGCAAGGCGCATCGCCTGCCGCTCTCGCCGCACACGGGCTGGAAGGAATGGTTCCCGGAAGTCACCGCGCATTTCAGCGGCATCCATACCGTGCCGAAGCTGGAACACTTGAGCACATCGCAAGCACGCGTCGTGGTGACAAACTGGCTGCGCGATAAACTAGTGACATTGCAGTTCGATACGGAAATGGCGTTCGGCGAGAAAAACCTTGTGCATGCCATCGCAGAAACCGCAGCGGATGTACCGAACGAGATCGCACTGGAAGACGTGAACCGCACACCACTCTCCTTCCGCAAGTTCCTCGTGGGCGCGGATGTGATCGGCCAGGAATTACGGAAACGTCTCCCTGAGCAATCCACTCATATTGGTGTGCTGTTGCCGAACATCAGTGCCACACCGGTAACGTGTGTAGCCCTCTGGTCACTGGGGCACGTGCCAGCGTTGCTGAATTTCAGCACGGGCATCCCCATCATGATCGCTTGCGCGCAACTCGCAGGCATGAAACAGATCGTCACCTCCAAGACTTTTCTACAGAAGGCACGACTGGACATTGAACCGATGATCAAGGCGGGCATTGAATTCATCTACCTCGAGGACTTGCGTGCTGGTGTCACTGGCGGACAAAAGCTCTCCACGCTAATTAAGCACCTGCTCTGGCCGCGTACCGCCCTGCCCTGCACGAAGGATTACAATGACACCGCCGTCATCCTTTTCACCAGCGGTTCAGAAGGCGTGCCGAAGGGCGTGGAGCTGACTCACAAAAACATCCTCGCGAATATCCGACAGATGCTCGCGATCACCGATCTGCAGGATAATGATCGCGTGTTCAACTGTCTGCCGATGTTCCACAGTTTCGGCCTCAGCGTTGGCACGTTGCTGCCGCTGGTGCGCGGGCTTTACTCATTCGTCTATCCTTCGCCTCTGCATTACCGTGTAGTACCTACGGCGCTTTATGATCGCGACTGCACAGTGTTCCTCAGCACGAACACGTTCCTCAACGGTTACGCGCGCAAGGCGCATCCGTATGATTTCCGCAGCATGCGCTATCTCTTTGCGGCGGCTGAGAAGCTCCAAGAGACGACTGCCAAGACCTGGTCCGAGAAATTCGGCGTGCGCATCTTGGAAGGTTACGGCGCGACGGAGTGCAGTCCGTGCGTGAGCGTGAACACGCCGTTGCAACCGCGTAATGGCACCGTGGGGCGTTTGCTGCCGGGCATCGAATACAAACTCGAACCAGTCGAAGGCGTGGAAGATGGCGGGCGCCTGCATGTGCGTGGTCCAAACATCATGAAGGGTTATTTGAACGCAGATGCGAATGCGAAGTTCAAGGAGAACGGCGGCTGGTATGATACAGGTGACATCGTCGCCGTAGATGCCGATGGCTTCCTTTCCGTGCGCGGCCGCATGAAACGCTTCGCCAAGATCAGCGGTGAGATGGTGAGTCTCACGGCAGTTGAAGATGCATTCGCGGGTGCGTTCCCACAGTTCGGCTTGCGCTGCCAAGTGGCAGTCGTTTCCATCCCCGATGAAGAAAAGGGCGAGAAGCTCATCGCCATCAGCAATGAGCCCAAGCTCACGCTGGAAGACTTGCGCAAGGTGATCAAAGAAAAGGGGCTTAGCAACCTGAGTGCTCCTCGTGAGATCAAAGCGGTGCGCGAGATCCCCAAGCTGGGCACGGGTAAAGTGAACCATCGCGAGCTGCAGAAGCTTATCAGCGAGGAAAAGAAGTAA
- a CDS encoding nitrilase-related carbon-nitrogen hydrolase, with amino-acid sequence MQTRTWNIPHIALLIPQWFHTRLQGLHFLGSAALTKSEAFLWLLAGMAGFHAAYVTPAAGGWLLLTYLSLVQLTRLEPGRASFIIGCLFGFSLVAPQLSFFFNIFSWAAVPLWVVLSFWFGLFLWLGCHMRRQFPAWAFVITLPLVWMGIEYFRSELYYLRFSWLNAGFTMGLHLPGGLLQMFGVYGLGFMLMLLACLLSLLRREAMLVVTALVMLAFTASTRDWSLPSKLSKRVPVRSFAVAGVQMEFPADGEVMRALKDVLVKQPEAQLIMLSEYTFSGPVPEQVRAWCKTNQKYLVAGGKAPAANGDFYNTAFVIGPTGETVFEQVKQVPIQFFADGLPAEKQALWDSPWGRLGICICYDLSFSRVVDELVRQGAQGILVPTMDVMHWGEYQHQLHARVAPVRAMEHGVPIFRVASSGISQLVDGKGRVLASASMPGDGEVIGGCMTVVTQGSLPIDRHLAPAASAATPLIGLLALTLRRRKAKELAARPTH; translated from the coding sequence ATGCAAACCCGCACCTGGAACATCCCGCACATCGCTCTATTGATTCCGCAATGGTTTCACACGCGATTGCAGGGCTTGCATTTCCTCGGCTCGGCCGCATTGACGAAGTCCGAAGCGTTTCTGTGGCTGCTTGCAGGCATGGCTGGTTTTCACGCGGCGTATGTAACACCAGCGGCGGGAGGCTGGCTGTTACTCACCTACCTCTCATTGGTTCAACTCACACGACTTGAGCCCGGCCGCGCCAGTTTCATCATCGGCTGCTTATTCGGCTTCTCGCTGGTCGCACCGCAATTGAGTTTCTTCTTTAACATCTTCAGTTGGGCCGCTGTGCCTCTGTGGGTCGTGCTGTCCTTCTGGTTCGGCCTGTTCCTCTGGCTGGGTTGCCATATGCGACGCCAGTTCCCCGCGTGGGCCTTTGTCATCACCCTGCCGCTGGTCTGGATGGGCATCGAATACTTCCGCAGCGAGCTCTACTACCTGCGCTTCTCGTGGTTGAACGCCGGTTTCACTATGGGGCTGCATCTGCCCGGCGGCTTGCTCCAGATGTTCGGTGTCTATGGCCTCGGTTTCATGCTGATGCTGTTGGCTTGCCTGCTCTCGCTCTTGCGCCGTGAAGCCATGCTCGTCGTGACCGCGCTGGTGATGCTCGCGTTCACCGCCTCCACCCGCGATTGGTCCCTGCCCTCCAAACTCTCCAAACGCGTGCCCGTCCGCTCCTTCGCCGTGGCTGGCGTGCAGATGGAGTTTCCTGCCGACGGCGAAGTGATGCGCGCCCTCAAAGATGTGTTGGTGAAGCAACCCGAGGCCCAGCTCATCATGTTGAGTGAATATACCTTCTCCGGTCCCGTGCCGGAACAAGTCCGCGCGTGGTGCAAGACGAACCAGAAGTATCTCGTGGCGGGCGGTAAAGCTCCGGCGGCCAATGGTGATTTCTACAACACCGCTTTCGTCATCGGCCCCACAGGCGAAACGGTCTTTGAACAAGTAAAGCAAGTGCCCATCCAATTCTTCGCCGATGGTTTGCCGGCGGAGAAGCAAGCCCTGTGGGATTCGCCTTGGGGCCGCTTGGGTATTTGCATCTGCTACGATCTTAGTTTCTCCCGTGTGGTGGATGAACTCGTCCGCCAAGGCGCGCAGGGCATTCTTGTGCCAACCATGGATGTGATGCATTGGGGCGAATACCAGCATCAGCTTCACGCCCGCGTCGCTCCGGTTCGCGCAATGGAACACGGCGTGCCTATCTTTCGCGTGGCCAGCTCGGGTATCTCGCAACTGGTGGATGGCAAAGGTCGCGTGCTCGCCTCCGCCTCGATGCCCGGCGATGGCGAAGTTATCGGCGGCTGCATGACGGTGGTGACGCAAGGCTCCTTGCCCATCGATCGCCACCTTGCTCCCGCTGCCAGTGCGGCCACGCCACTGATCGGCTTGCTGGCCCTCACATTGCGTCGCCGCAAAGCCAAAGAACTTGCTGCTCGTCCCACGCATTAA
- a CDS encoding MarR family transcriptional regulator, with amino-acid sequence MSTKTPQPGPHYEAMLQLLRTAETLWNSSRLFFSRWDLSPSQFNVLNILRDHEDGLSQTDLSEALLTHRSNVTGLVDRLEERALVKRQSVPEDRRAYRVVLTDAGRKLLQEILPVYYQASEEVWSPMSAKRAKELVNELDAIKTQAEVIAQKYSQK; translated from the coding sequence GTGAGCACGAAAACGCCGCAACCCGGACCGCACTACGAGGCCATGCTTCAACTCTTGCGCACGGCGGAGACCCTTTGGAATTCCAGCCGCCTCTTCTTCTCCCGTTGGGATCTCAGCCCCAGCCAGTTCAACGTGCTGAACATCCTGCGCGACCATGAGGATGGCCTTTCCCAGACGGACTTGAGCGAAGCCCTGCTCACCCATCGCTCGAATGTCACCGGCTTAGTGGATCGCTTGGAGGAACGCGCGCTCGTGAAACGTCAGAGCGTGCCAGAAGATCGCCGCGCGTATCGCGTGGTGCTGACCGATGCTGGTCGCAAGTTGCTTCAGGAGATTTTGCCCGTTTATTATCAGGCTTCAGAGGAAGTCTGGAGCCCGATGTCCGCCAAGCGCGCGAAGGAGCTGGTGAACGAACTCGACGCCATCAAGACGCAGGCGGAAGTGATTGCCCAGAAGTACAGCCAAAAATAA
- a CDS encoding zinc ribbon domain-containing protein — protein MPIYEYACPKCRKIFNFLSKRINPDRLPACPKCGNKKMVKELSRFAMIKGATEPSAGGLGQGGDDMAMPNFDDPRVQKVMNEMERDMGTMDENNPKHIAHMMKKMKDIMPAGSVPKELDVAIKRLEQGEDPEKIEADMGDVLGDWMGGPGGGKGGGAYTQDSGLYDY, from the coding sequence ATGCCCATTTACGAATATGCGTGTCCCAAGTGCCGGAAGATTTTCAACTTCCTGTCCAAGCGCATCAATCCCGACCGCCTGCCTGCTTGCCCCAAGTGCGGCAACAAAAAGATGGTCAAGGAGCTCAGCCGTTTCGCGATGATCAAAGGCGCAACGGAACCATCTGCTGGCGGCTTGGGCCAAGGCGGCGATGACATGGCTATGCCGAACTTCGACGATCCCCGCGTGCAAAAGGTGATGAACGAGATGGAGCGCGACATGGGCACGATGGATGAGAACAACCCCAAGCACATCGCGCACATGATGAAAAAGATGAAAGACATCATGCCCGCCGGCTCCGTGCCCAAGGAACTTGATGTCGCCATCAAACGCCTCGAACAAGGCGAAGACCCAGAAAAGATCGAGGCCGACATGGGCGATGTGCTCGGCGATTGGATGGGCGGCCCCGGCGGCGGCAAAGGCGGTGGCGCCTATACACAAGATAGCGGGCTTTACGATTATTGA
- a CDS encoding dihydrofolate reductase family protein, producing MRLLRYSINITLDGCCDHSAGSTDEELHRFWTEQIAQADALLYGRVTYQMMSAWRSVAETGVRPEWMLPWMEPFAHVIHPKKKYVVSSTLTHVDWNAELVRGDLAQAVQRLKQEPGNAISLGGVTLPLALAALGLIDEYLFVIHPRIAGHGPTLFAGLPKHLDLKLVSRREFASGAVAMGYELRS from the coding sequence ATGCGCCTCCTCCGTTACTCCATCAACATCACCTTGGACGGCTGCTGCGATCATAGCGCCGGTTCCACGGATGAAGAATTGCACCGTTTCTGGACTGAGCAAATCGCTCAGGCCGATGCCCTCCTTTATGGCCGCGTGACCTATCAGATGATGTCCGCCTGGCGCTCCGTCGCCGAGACCGGCGTGCGGCCGGAGTGGATGTTGCCCTGGATGGAACCCTTCGCCCACGTCATCCACCCCAAGAAGAAATACGTCGTCTCCAGCACCCTAACCCATGTGGATTGGAACGCTGAACTCGTACGTGGCGATCTGGCGCAAGCTGTGCAACGACTCAAACAGGAACCGGGCAATGCAATCTCCCTCGGAGGCGTAACACTCCCCTTGGCCTTGGCGGCACTGGGATTGATCGATGAATACCTCTTCGTGATTCATCCCCGGATCGCCGGTCACGGTCCGACGCTTTTCGCCGGACTGCCGAAGCATCTCGACTTGAAGCTCGTCAGTCGGCGGGAGTTTGCCTCTGGAGCGGTGGCTATGGGGTATGAGCTGAGAAGTTAG
- a CDS encoding thiamine pyrophosphate-dependent enzyme, which yields METFAFPFQPLSRTGSLNTAPVPPIADADRKGLTKKEVAADHPTWCPGCGDFSVLALYFKLIEKRKMWHEKITTVAGIGCSSRFPYFVQAHGAHFIHGRALPFASGISLSRPDLHVFVFGGDGDAFSIGGNHFTHTARKNIKMTYVVMDNQVYGLTKKQTSPTSPMGFKSKTDIWGSSDRPINPVKQAVSMGATFVGRTTSTNPNHVLQMMEAAMDHDGFSFIQCLSECIEFFPGAFDSANPRKGGKFDLIPEGHDVTDEYAAYKLADEPFPGQFGIFYKNSRPTKNQNEAKLIASHREKVKDAKDWQILQKNFDRMK from the coding sequence ATGGAAACTTTTGCATTCCCGTTCCAGCCGCTGTCCCGCACGGGCAGCCTGAACACCGCCCCGGTGCCGCCCATCGCGGATGCCGATCGCAAGGGCCTGACCAAGAAAGAAGTCGCCGCCGATCACCCGACGTGGTGCCCCGGCTGCGGTGACTTCTCCGTTCTCGCGCTCTATTTCAAACTGATCGAAAAGCGCAAGATGTGGCATGAGAAGATCACGACGGTGGCGGGCATCGGCTGCTCCAGCCGCTTCCCCTACTTCGTGCAGGCGCACGGCGCGCACTTCATCCATGGCCGCGCGCTGCCTTTCGCCAGCGGTATCTCGCTGAGCCGCCCGGACCTGCACGTGTTCGTCTTCGGTGGGGACGGCGATGCCTTCTCCATCGGTGGCAACCACTTCACGCACACGGCGCGTAAGAATATCAAGATGACCTACGTGGTCATGGACAACCAGGTTTACGGTTTGACGAAGAAACAGACGTCCCCGACATCCCCGATGGGCTTCAAGTCCAAGACGGATATCTGGGGTTCTTCCGATCGCCCGATCAATCCGGTGAAGCAAGCGGTGTCCATGGGCGCGACGTTCGTGGGCCGCACGACTTCTACGAACCCGAATCACGTGCTGCAGATGATGGAAGCCGCCATGGATCATGATGGCTTCAGCTTCATCCAGTGCTTGAGCGAGTGCATCGAGTTCTTCCCCGGCGCGTTCGACTCCGCCAACCCGCGCAAGGGTGGCAAGTTCGACCTCATCCCGGAAGGCCACGACGTGACGGATGAATACGCCGCCTACAAGCTCGCGGACGAACCGTTCCCGGGCCAGTTCGGCATCTTCTACAAGAACAGCCGCCCGACGAAGAACCAGAACGAAGCCAAGCTCATCGCCTCGCACCGCGAGAAGGTGAAAGACGCGAAAGACTGGCAGATCCTGCAAAAGAACTTCGACCGCATGAAGTAA